One genomic segment of Novisyntrophococcus fermenticellae includes these proteins:
- a CDS encoding HAD family hydrolase codes for MTITTVLFDFDGVVADTEMGTSVYLQKAFAQYGIELTDDQKKSYIGTDGRKQTEKILKEYGKDISVEEFFEVRKKLGSYYENSPLLKPISGLQELFDYLRMKELGIGLVSSTNSKLIITALNRMNLVHYFDTIICGDMVKCKKPDPEGYLMAMQYLHVSPEACIIVEDSPTGIQAGLNAGALVAGFKGSEIKQDTSKANITWESYRDAIAQMKELLTGEHNE; via the coding sequence ATGACTATAACAACAGTATTATTTGATTTTGATGGAGTAGTAGCAGATACAGAGATGGGCACATCAGTATACCTGCAGAAAGCATTCGCGCAGTATGGAATAGAACTGACTGATGACCAGAAAAAATCATATATAGGGACAGATGGAAGGAAACAGACAGAAAAGATTTTAAAGGAATATGGGAAGGATATATCCGTGGAGGAGTTTTTTGAGGTGAGAAAAAAACTCGGCAGCTATTATGAAAACAGTCCGCTCTTAAAGCCAATTTCTGGATTGCAGGAGCTTTTCGATTATCTCCGCATGAAAGAATTGGGAATAGGTCTGGTTTCGTCCACCAATTCCAAACTAATTATCACAGCTTTAAATCGTATGAATCTGGTTCATTATTTTGATACAATCATATGCGGAGACATGGTGAAATGCAAAAAACCGGATCCGGAAGGTTATCTTATGGCAATGCAATATTTACATGTTTCGCCAGAAGCGTGTATCATTGTGGAAGACTCGCCTACGGGGATACAAGCCGGACTGAATGCAGGAGCCCTGGTAGCAGGATTTAAGGGAAGTGAAATCAAACAAGATACGTCAAAGGCAAACATCACATGGGAATCGTATAGAGATGCGATTGCTCAGATGAAAGAGCTTTTGACAGGAGAACATAACGAGTAA
- a CDS encoding sugar phosphate isomerase/epimerase family protein, with translation MKRNVGLELTSNDIVEMIQDVNSTSLAGIIDTAVLGYSGETIERAIQILGNHLRHVHFADGIPNGHFILGEGELPLFEMLQALDNSNYKGRISLEILNNLYVEDPESAMQKSFDWLLEHISD, from the coding sequence ATTAAAAGGAATGTAGGGCTTGAACTAACAAGTAATGATATAGTGGAAATGATCCAGGATGTCAATTCAACCTCACTAGCCGGAATTATTGATACAGCTGTATTGGGATATAGCGGGGAGACTATTGAAAGAGCAATTCAAATATTAGGAAACCATTTGAGACACGTTCACTTTGCAGATGGAATTCCTAATGGCCATTTTATATTAGGAGAAGGGGAACTACCTCTTTTTGAAATGCTGCAAGCTTTGGACAATTCTAATTACAAGGGAAGGATAAGTTTGGAGATATTAAATAATCTGTATGTGGAGGATCCCGAAAGTGCTATGCAAAAAAGCTTTGATTGGTTATTAGAACACATTTCAGATTAA